The following coding sequences lie in one Spirochaetaceae bacterium genomic window:
- a CDS encoding type II toxin-antitoxin system ParD family antitoxin — protein MRLQISPRNHEHINRKISSGRYGSADDVLQAALALLDEREAALAGELRDVQEQVENATAQADAGELVPAAEVFAELRHRTAAWRELALPARWKQQTRSIGDGAGGGCSRSSWSDATSCR, from the coding sequence ATGCGTCTCCAGATCAGTCCTCGGAACCACGAGCACATCAACCGCAAGATCTCCTCTGGGCGCTATGGTTCTGCCGATGACGTGCTCCAGGCGGCGCTGGCTTTGCTCGACGAACGCGAAGCAGCGCTGGCCGGGGAGCTTCGTGACGTGCAGGAACAGGTGGAGAACGCCACCGCACAAGCGGATGCCGGCGAACTGGTTCCCGCGGCGGAGGTATTCGCCGAACTCCGGCACCGCACAGCCGCTTGGCGGGAGTTGGCACTCCCAGCTCGCTGGAAACAGCAAACACGGAGCATCGGCGATGGAGCCGGCGGTGGTTGTAGCCGCTCGTCGTGGTCAGACGCTACATCCTGCCGATAG
- a CDS encoding nucleotidyltransferase domain-containing protein, with product MAGSRFSTDVLDRAIERRRRAAEQFRTAMRARLVQALEAAPVPVEQAIIFGSIDRPGRFDANSDIDVAVGELPARDYFTLKGRLELALCREVDLVELDRCHFAASIRRTGTTWTRRAT from the coding sequence GTGGCGGGTTCCCGGTTCTCCACCGATGTTCTGGATCGGGCGATCGAGCGGCGGCGGCGCGCTGCCGAGCAGTTCAGGACGGCGATGAGAGCGCGCCTGGTGCAGGCGCTGGAGGCTGCCCCGGTGCCGGTCGAGCAGGCGATCATCTTCGGCTCCATAGATCGCCCCGGCCGCTTCGACGCCAATTCGGACATCGATGTCGCCGTCGGCGAGCTTCCGGCGCGCGACTACTTCACGCTCAAAGGCCGCCTGGAGCTTGCCCTGTGCCGGGAAGTCGACCTGGTAGAGCTCGACCGTTGCCACTTCGCGGCGAGCATCCGGCGCACCGGAACGACATGGACGAGGCGCGCTACGTAG
- a CDS encoding ABC transporter permease: MSTGLDLPVPETAATDQRQEQYFVASQWQLVWRKFRRHHLALLGMSILAVLYLLAAFAEFFAPYDKLLRNTDLRFAPPQRIRIFENGRLTAPFVYGYTTERNPETFREEFTVDESQRFRVGLFVRAGEYRLWGLFKTDLHFFGTRDEGGYVYLLGTERLGRDVLSRIIIASRISLSVGLVGVFIAFILGCLLGGLSGYLGGWVDNTIQRLVEILISVPTIPLWLALSAALPATWSIVAVYFGITVILSLIGWTGLARVVRGKLLEVREADFVLAARIAGKREMPIIREHLLPSFTSYLVVDMSLRIPGMILGETALSFLGFGIRPPAVSLGSLLIDAQNVATLTTHPWMLMPALLVIVIVLCFNFVGDGLRDSADPYH, encoded by the coding sequence GTGAGCACGGGTCTCGACCTGCCGGTACCGGAAACCGCCGCCACCGACCAACGGCAGGAGCAGTACTTCGTCGCCTCCCAGTGGCAATTGGTGTGGCGCAAGTTCCGCCGCCACCACCTGGCGTTGCTGGGCATGAGCATCCTCGCCGTGCTCTACCTCCTGGCGGCGTTCGCCGAGTTCTTCGCCCCCTACGACAAGCTGCTGCGCAACACCGACCTGCGCTTCGCGCCGCCGCAGCGGATCCGGATCTTCGAGAACGGCCGGCTCACCGCGCCCTTCGTGTATGGCTACACCACCGAGCGCAACCCGGAGACCTTCCGCGAGGAGTTCACGGTCGACGAGAGCCAGCGGTTCCGCGTCGGCCTGTTCGTGCGCGCCGGCGAGTACCGCCTGTGGGGCCTGTTCAAGACCGACCTGCACTTTTTCGGCACCCGCGACGAGGGCGGTTACGTGTACCTGCTCGGTACCGAGCGGCTCGGTCGCGACGTGTTGTCGCGCATCATCATCGCGTCGCGCATCTCGCTGAGCGTCGGCCTGGTAGGGGTGTTCATCGCCTTCATACTCGGCTGCCTGCTCGGCGGCCTGTCAGGCTATCTCGGCGGCTGGGTGGACAACACCATCCAGCGGCTGGTGGAGATCCTGATCTCGGTGCCCACCATCCCGCTGTGGCTGGCGCTGAGCGCCGCCCTGCCCGCGACCTGGTCGATCGTTGCCGTCTACTTCGGCATCACGGTGATCCTGTCGCTGATCGGCTGGACCGGGTTGGCGCGCGTGGTGCGCGGCAAGCTGCTGGAGGTGCGCGAAGCCGACTTCGTGCTCGCCGCACGCATCGCCGGCAAGCGCGAGATGCCGATCATCCGCGAGCACCTGCTGCCCTCGTTCACCAGCTACCTGGTAGTGGACATGTCGCTGCGCATCCCGGGCATGATCCTCGGCGAAACCGCGCTGAGTTTCCTCGGTTTCGGCATTCGCCCACCGGCGGTGAGCCTCGGGTCGCTGCTGATCGATGCCCAGAACGTGGCCACCCTCACCACCCACCCGTGGATGCTGATGCCCGCGCTGCTGGTGATCGTGATCGTGCTGTGCTTCAACTTCGTCGGCGACGGCCTGCGCGACTCCGCCGACCCCTACCATTAG
- a CDS encoding nitroreductase family deazaflavin-dependent oxidoreductase gives MSEYIPSPAQWVRDQVELYEGSGGTEGLTLRDTGLPVIIVTHVGNKTGAIRKTPLMRVADGDGYVLIGSQGGAPKNPVWVYNLRANPGVTIRDATAVQEMRAREVHDDPERARLWALAEAAFPPYTDYQNKTARRIPVFRAEPVT, from the coding sequence ATGAGCGAGTACATTCCGAGTCCGGCGCAGTGGGTGCGAGACCAGGTGGAGTTGTACGAGGGCAGCGGCGGCACCGAGGGGCTGACCCTGCGCGATACCGGGTTGCCGGTAATCATCGTGACCCATGTCGGCAACAAGACCGGCGCCATCCGCAAGACGCCGTTGATGCGCGTGGCGGACGGTGACGGTTACGTGCTGATCGGGTCGCAGGGAGGCGCGCCCAAGAACCCGGTGTGGGTGTACAACCTGCGCGCCAACCCGGGGGTGACGATCCGCGATGCGACGGCGGTGCAGGAGATGCGGGCGCGTGAGGTGCATGATGACCCGGAGCGGGCCAGGCTGTGGGCCCTTGCCGAGGCCGCCTTCCCGCCCTACACCGACTACCAGAACAAGACCGCGCGCCGGATTCCGGTATTCCGAGCCGAACCCGTCACCTGA
- a CDS encoding ABC transporter permease: MIQYFIRRVGYMLVTLLGISILAFVIIQAPPGDYLDIYIQQLRERGIETDREELAGLEARYGLNQPVLVQYFKWMGNLITLDLGKSLATQQRVIDILGERVPLTAMITLLTTVFTFAVAIPIGIYAATHQYSLTDYSVSTLGFIGLATPNFLLALILMFLASRWLGVSIGGLYSPEMVTAPFSLAKLWDLIKHLPVPIIVVGTAGTAGLIRIMRATMLDELRKQYVITARSKGVEEGRLLFKYPVRIAVNPLVSTIGWLLPEIISGETVTAVVLSLPTVGPLLLTALLQQDMYLAGSIIMVLSLLVVIGTLISDMLLAVVDPRIRMERKAAA; the protein is encoded by the coding sequence GTGATTCAATACTTCATACGCCGCGTCGGCTACATGCTGGTAACCCTGCTGGGAATATCGATCCTGGCGTTCGTCATCATCCAGGCGCCGCCGGGCGACTATCTCGACATCTACATCCAGCAGCTTCGCGAGCGCGGCATCGAGACCGACCGCGAGGAACTGGCCGGCCTGGAGGCGCGCTACGGGCTCAATCAGCCGGTTCTGGTCCAGTACTTCAAGTGGATGGGCAACCTGATCACTCTTGACCTGGGCAAATCGCTGGCCACGCAACAGAGGGTGATCGACATCCTCGGCGAACGGGTGCCGCTGACCGCCATGATCACGCTGCTCACCACGGTGTTCACCTTTGCCGTGGCGATCCCGATCGGCATCTACGCCGCCACCCACCAGTACTCGCTGACCGACTACTCGGTGTCGACGCTCGGCTTCATCGGCCTGGCCACGCCCAACTTCCTGCTCGCCCTGATCCTGATGTTCCTGGCCAGCCGCTGGCTGGGGGTCAGCATCGGCGGCCTGTACTCGCCGGAGATGGTGACGGCGCCGTTCAGCCTGGCCAAGCTGTGGGACCTGATCAAGCACCTGCCGGTGCCGATCATCGTGGTGGGCACCGCCGGAACTGCGGGGCTGATCCGCATCATGCGCGCCACCATGCTCGACGAGCTGCGCAAGCAATACGTGATCACGGCGCGGTCGAAGGGCGTCGAAGAGGGGCGCTTGCTGTTCAAGTACCCGGTGCGGATCGCGGTCAATCCCCTGGTCAGCACCATCGGCTGGCTGCTGCCGGAGATCATCTCCGGGGAGACCGTCACCGCGGTCGTCCTGAGTCTGCCCACCGTGGGGCCGCTGCTGCTCACCGCCCTGCTGCAGCAGGACATGTACCTGGCCGGCAGCATCATCATGGTGCTGAGCCTGCTCGTCGTGATCGGGACGCTGATCTCCGACATGCTGCTGGCGGTGGTCGATCCGCGCATCCGGATGGAGCGCAAGGCGGCGGCGTGA